A single window of Hoyosella subflava DQS3-9A1 DNA harbors:
- a CDS encoding HNH endonuclease: MSAPQPLAVDPVRNEREIARFWSSVVRGPGADDCWVWVGAIGDDGYGRFWIKRDGRQRAVRPHRYALVLANGGAPLPLDWVSLHLCDVPLCVRAGAHVVAGTPRENSRDMAEKGRVRGRWNRWLPGTGRDRAERSRAVRAAVRDGWDGQRFRDALHGAGDHPALF; the protein is encoded by the coding sequence GTGAGTGCACCGCAGCCGTTAGCGGTCGATCCGGTGCGTAACGAGCGTGAGATTGCGCGGTTCTGGTCGTCGGTGGTGCGGGGGCCAGGCGCAGATGACTGCTGGGTGTGGGTCGGCGCGATTGGTGATGACGGGTACGGGCGTTTCTGGATCAAGCGGGACGGTCGTCAGCGCGCGGTGCGCCCGCACCGCTATGCGCTGGTTCTTGCTAATGGTGGCGCTCCGCTTCCCTTGGACTGGGTGAGCCTGCACCTGTGCGACGTCCCGTTGTGTGTGCGGGCGGGCGCACATGTTGTGGCGGGAACGCCACGGGAGAATTCACGCGATATGGCGGAGAAGGGCCGGGTGCGGGGGCGCTGGAATCGGTGGCTTCCCGGCACTGGCCGGGACCGGGCAGAGCGGTCCCGGGCGGTGCGCGCCGCGGTCCGTGACGGGTGGGACGGGCAGCGTTTCCGTGACGCGCTGCACGGTGCGGGTGATCATCCGGCGTTGTTCTGA